The Triticum dicoccoides isolate Atlit2015 ecotype Zavitan chromosome 6A, WEW_v2.0, whole genome shotgun sequence genome has a window encoding:
- the LOC119315947 gene encoding uncharacterized protein LOC119315947: MYYARAFERCAVAVQQESPSWATGSLPWPDPAQGQPAQASVTPLAATAVRPFRRLTSAELLERRRQGFCFNCDEPYTPGHACLWTTWSSCSASAARVCRSWYDAVCEPELWRRVDMCGRSRRFRETVSLNKVTQLSIWFSAGQCREFFGQQDLDNDLLLFLADRAPLLKSLHLTKCCDVTSKGLTDAIKKFPLLEEFELCECERYDTWVFEVVAAAEALQTFQ, translated from the exons atgtactacgcccgcgcgttcgagcgcTGCGCGGTGGCCGTCCAGCAGGAGTCACCGTCCTGGGCCACTGGGTCGCTACCCTGGCCAGATCCGGCTCAGGGTCAGCCTGCTCAGGCTTCCGTGACACCCCTCGCCGCGACCGCGGTgcgcccgttccgccggctcacctcgGCCGAGCTACTCGAGCGTCGTCGCCAAGGGTtctgcttcaactgcgacgagccctacacgcCCGGCCACGCCTGTCT CTGGACCACGTGGAGCTCATGTTCGGCCAGCGCGGCCCGGGTGTGCCGCTCCTGGTACGACGCCGTGTGCGAGCCCGAGCTGTGGCGCCGCGTCGACATGTGCGGCCGCTCCCGGCGCTTCCGGGAGACGGTCAGCCTCAACAAGGTGACGCAGCTCTCCATTTGGTTCAGCGCCGGACAGTGCCGGGAATTCTTCGGCCAGCAGGACCTCgacaacgacctcctcctcttcctggccGACCG GGCACCCTTACTGAAGAGCCTTCATCTTACCAAGTGTTGTGATGTAACCAGCAAAGGATTGACAGATGCAATAAAGAAATTCCCTTTGTTGGAGGAGTTCGAGCTTTGTGAATGTGAGAGATATGACACATGGGTCTTTGAGGTTGTTGCCGCGGCTGAAGCACTTCAAACATTTCAATGA
- the LOC119317666 gene encoding PRELI domain containing protein 3A-like: protein MVVYTQEHVYRHPWDRVTAAAWRKFTDPASRTALSHVADVHTLQRRVDTDAGRLHAARSITVRSPPLPFILRRLLPAAAASPSGAAICHCVETSVVDAPRRAMDVVVRNVSLRGIIEVEERSTFRPHPDRPDDWTQFRQETTIRCRPLAKLAAVAEKVETRCAERFLQNSAKGREVVERICRYLEAEAAGAAPSAV, encoded by the coding sequence ATGGTGGTCTACACGCAGGAGCACGTCTACCGGCACCCGTGGGACCGCGTGACGGCGGCGGCGTGGCGCAAGTTCACGGACCCGGCCTCCCGCACGGCGCTCTCCCACGTCGCCGACGTGCACACCCTGCAGCGCCGCGTCGACACGGACGCCGGCCGCCTCCACGCCGCGCGCTCCATCACCGTCCGCTCCCCGCCGCTCCCCTTCATCCTGCGCCGCCTcctcccggccgccgccgcctccccctcgGGCGCCGCCATCTGCCACTGCGTCGAGACCTCGGTCGTCGACGCCCCGCGCCGCGCCATGGACGTCGTCGTCCGCAACGTCAGCCTCCGCGGGATCATCGAGGTCGAGGAGCGATCCACCTTCCGCCCCCACCCGGACCGCCCCGACGACTGGACGCAGTTCAGGCAGGAGACCACGATCCGGTGCCGCCCGCTCGCCAAGCTCGCCGCCGTCGCCGAGAAGGTCGAGACCCGCTGCGCCGAGAGGTTCCTGCAGAACAGCGCCAAGGGGAGGGAGGTCGTCGAGCGGATCTGCCGCtacctcgaggccgaggccgccggtgCCGCGCCTTCCGCCGTCTGA